From the Panthera leo isolate Ple1 chromosome C1, P.leo_Ple1_pat1.1, whole genome shotgun sequence genome, one window contains:
- the PADI3 gene encoding protein-arginine deiminase type-3 — MSMKRIVRVSLEHPTSAVCVAGVETLVDIYGSVPEGTEMFEVYGTPGVDIYISPSVERGRERADARRWHVDTGLEIIVVMNSPSNDLNDSHVQISYHSSHEPLPLAYAVLYLTCVDIALDCDLNCEGRQNRSFVDKRQWVWGPSGYGAILLVNCDKDDPNCYDQDNCDQHVHCLQDLEDMSIMVLRTQGPAALFDDHRLILHTSSYDAKWARVFHTCGPEDSCEAYRHVLGQNKVSYEVPRFHGDEERFFVEGLSFPDASFTGLVSFHVTLLDDSNEDFSESPIFTDTVVFRVAPWIMTPSTLPPLEVYVCRVGNNTCFVDAVAELARKAGCKLTICPQNENRNDRWIQDEMELGYVEAPHKTFPVVFDSPRNGELQDFPYKRILGPDFGYVTREPQDSSVSGLDSFGNLEVSPPVVANGKEYPLGRILIGGNLPGSSGRRVTQVVRDFLHAQRVQPPVELFVDWLAVGHVDEFLSFVPAPDGKGFRMLLASPGACFKLFQEKQKWGHGRALLFKGVVGDKQINTVSINQVLSNANLISYNKFVQSCIDWNREVLKRELGLTEQDIIDIPQLFKIERRKAVAFFPDLVNMLVLGKHLGIPKPFGPIINGRCCLEEKVRSLLEPLGLHCTFIDDFTPYHMLHGEVHCGTNVRRQPFSFKWWNMVP, encoded by the exons GTCGGTACCTGAGGGCACAGAGATGTTCGAGGTCTACGGGACCCCCGGTGTGGACATCTACATCTCTCCTAGTGTGGAGAGGGGCCGGGAGCGTGCAGACGCCAGACGGTGGCACGTTGATACGGGGTTGGAGATCATCGTGGTCATGAACTCGCCCAGCAATGACCTCAATGACAGCCAT GTTCAGATTTCCTACCACTCCAGCCACGAACCCCTTCCCCTGGCCTATGCGGTGCTCTACCTCACCTGTGTTG ACATCGCTCtggattgtgacctgaactgtgAGGGCAGACAGAACAGGAGCTTCGTGGACAAG CGGCAGTGGGTCTGGGGGCCCAGTGGCTATGGAGCCATCTTGCTGGTGAACTGTGACAAGGACGATCCGAACTGTTACGACCAGGACAACTGTGACCAGCACGTGCACTGCCTGCAAG ACCTGGAAGACATGTCAATCATGGTCCTGCGGACCCAAGGCCCCGCCGCCCTCTTTGACGACCACAGACTTATCCTCCACACCTCCAGCTATGATGCCAAGTGGGCCCGGGTCTTCCACACCTGCG GTCCCGAGGACTCGTGCGAGGCCTACAGGCACGTGCTGGGCCAGAACAAGGTGTCGTACGAGGTGCCCCGCTTCCACGGTGACGAGGAGCGCTTCTTCGTGGAGGGGCTCTCCTTCCCTGATGCCAGCTTCACGGGGCTCGTGTCCTTCCACGTCACCCTGCTGGACGACTCCAACGAG GATTTCTCCGAGTCCCCGATCTTCACTGACACCGTGGTGTTCCGTGTGGCGCCCTGGATTATGACGCCCAGCACCCTGCCGCCCCTGGAGGTATACGTGTGccg CGTGGGGAACAACACGTGTTTTGTGGACGCCGTGGCGGAGCTGGCCAGGAAGGCTGGCTGCAAGCTGACCATCTGCCCGCAGAACGAGAACCGCAATGACCGCTGGATCCAG GACGAGATGGAACTGGGCTATGTTGAGGCGCCACACAAGACCTTCCCGGTGGTCTTTGACTCCCCCAGGAATGGAGAACTACAGGACTTCCCTTACAAAAGGATCCTG GGTCCAGATTTCGGCTATGTGACACGGGAACCACAAGACAGCTCTGTGAGTGGCCTGGACTCCTTCGGGAACCTGGAGGTCAGCCCCCCAGTGGTGGCCAATGGGAAAGAGTACCCCCTGGGGCGGATCCTCATCGGGGGCAACCTGCCTGg GTCCAGTGGCCGCCGGGTCACGCAGGTGGTGCGGGACTTCCTCCACGCGCAGAGAGTGCAGCCCCCAGTGGAGCTCTTTGTGGACTGGTTGGCCGTGGGCCACGTGGATGAGTTTCTGAGCTTTGTCCCTGCCCCCGACGGGAAG GGCTTCCGGATGCTCCTGGCCAGTCCTGGTGCCTGCTTCAAGCTCTTCCAGGAGAAGCAGAAGTGGGGCCACGGCAGGGCCCTCCTGTTCAAAGGGGTTGTCG GTGACAAGCAGATCAACACCGTCTCCATCAACCAGGTCCTCTCCAATGCAAACCTCATCAGCTACAACAAGTTTGTGCAG AGCTGCATCGACTGGAACCGGGAGGTACTCAAGCGGGAGCTGGGCCTGACCGAGCAGGACATCATCGACATCCCTCAGCTTTTCAAGATTGAGAGGAGAAAGGCAGTGGCCTTCTTCCCTGACTTG GTGAACATGTTGGTGCTGGGGAAGCACCTGGGCATCCCCAAGCCCTTCGGGCCCATCATCAACGGCCGCTGCTGCCTGGAGGAGAAGGTGCGGTCCCTGCTGGAGCCGTTGGGCCTCCACTGCACCTTCATCGACGACTTCACCCCGTACCACATGCTGCACGGGGAGGTGCACTGCGGCACCAACGTGCGCCGGCAGCCCTTCTCCTTCAAGTGGTGGAACATGGTGCcctga